The sequence GAGCCAGCGGGTGCGACCTCGGTTATCGACGAGGCCCGAAAGGCCAGTATTGGTCACCCGCAGCGCCCAGCGATCGCTCTCTACTGCCCGCAGCACATCAAACCCATGGTGCTGCATCATCATCCACAGGGGATAGGGATCGTTGTTAGAGGCGGTGATGATAAACTCGCCCCCCTGCCTCACCTGGTGACGAAACAGGCGGCTGTAGGCCGACTCGTAGCAAATGCCGACGACGCCTACGCCTACGCTGGTGATAAATTGCTGCTGGGGTTGCCCCGGCACCAGGTAGCTATCCAGCGGCGACAGGCGACTGATCAGGCGGCCCAGCACCGCCTCAAAGGGCACGTATTCTCCCAGGGGCACCAGCTGTACCTTGTCGTAGCGGCCATAGGTGTCGCCGTCGGGGCGCAGTTCGAGCAGGCTCTGGGTGTACTGTTGTCGTCCCTCCCCCGGCACTGGGGCAAAGGTGCCTAGCCACAGGGGTACCCCGCCCTGACGGACGGTTTGAATGATGGCGGCAATCTGGGGCGTGTTGGGGTTCCACAACTGAGGCAGCGCTCCTTCGGGGGTGACCACGGCATCGACCCCTTGCTCAACCAGCGATCGGTAGCCGTCGGTGTAGCCCTCTAGCGCCTGACGCACCCCCTGGGGTGTGAGCTTTTCGCGAGTGGGCACATTGCCCTGAATCAGGCCGAGGGTAACGGATTGCTCGGGGGATGCTATCGAAGTGGTGGTGTAGAGCAGAGCGCCAAGGGCGTGGCCGGTGATGGCCAGCGCCATGGCGGCAAGGATGGGGCGGGGGATGGGTGAATGGGTGGATGGGTGGATGGGTGAGGAGTGGGAGAGGGGGGGGAGGTCTGTCTGCCTTCTGCCTTCTGCCAGTGCCAGCGCCAGCAGGCCGTTGGTGGCGACGAGAATAGCGGTGATTGCTCCGGGGCCTGAGAACCGGGCTAGGTGCAAAATCCACAGGTTGTCTGGGCTTTGGGTGAGGCTGAGGGGCGACCAGTCGAGGGGGCTGTGGTTGCGCAGGGCTTCGAGGGCGCACCAGAGGGCGGTGCCCGCCAGCACCAGCCAGCGGTTTCGCCCCGGCCAGCGCCGGGCCAGCCAGGCCATCATGCCCCCCCAAAAGGCAATACACACCGACCCCCAAAGGACAATAAAAATCCAGGCAGAGAGGGCGATCGCCACACTACTCCCCCAGGGCACTCCCATCCACATCAGCGGGTGCAGGTGGGTAATCCAGGCTAGGGAGATGCCGTAGTAGACCAGCCCCCAGAGCAGCCCATAGGCTGTAGCCAACAGCACTGTCGGGGTCGCCAGCACCATCCACCACAGGGGCACCAGCCCCACCCAGGCCACTGGCCACAGGCTCCAGGGTGGCAGCGCGATCGCCATCAGCACGCCGCTGAGGGCCACCAGTGCTGCCTGGGGCCAGCGCCATTTCTGGGCTAGGTTTTGCCACTGTAAGATTGTCGATTTCATACTAGGGACTATAGCCATCGCCAAACCATTAGGGCATTTTGTCTACCCCGAGGGGTGCGATCGCAGCATTAGCCATCACTCGGCGGCGGCATTCACCAGCAGCAGCCCTTCACCGTCGCGCAGCTCAAACGATCGCAGCTCATCGGGATGATCCGACAGCGCCAACCCTGGAGTCGCCAACCCCACCTGCCAGGCCCCTAGATCGAGCTGAAGCCAGTCGCCCAAATTTACCGTCATGGCGGCTCCGCCCATGTGGGCCACCATCACCACCTCCTGGGGAGCGCGATCGCCAGGAGGGTGGGGCTCAATGCGATAGCCATAGAAAATCGTGCGCTCGTCGTCGCTGATGCGGTTGAAGCGATCGCGGCCAATCAAATTCTCCCGCAGCCAGGGGCGCTGCCGCCGAAACTGCCGCAGGGCCATGCCAAAGCGACCGCGATCGCCGTGGGCGTGATCAAAATAGTGGGCCACATTGCAAATATCGTGGCCGTCTTCCATAAAAGCCATGGCAAACTGCTTCAGCTTAGGCACATCTAGGGTGGCCAAAAACCGGGGCAGACTGGGCTGGTTCAGTTCTTCGAGGGCGGGCACCTCACAGGCAATGCCGTCAACCCCATTGCCCAGACAGTGCTGACAAATTTGGGCCACTTCTTCCAGGTTGTAGTCGGTTTCGACCATGGCCTGACGCAGGGCATTGGCAAACCCCTTGAGCTGGTCCAGGGTCTCAAACCCTAGAGACTTGAGCTGAGGAAAGGCGTGGGGCTGGAGGTACAGCTCCGGCTCAATCTCCCAATCTAAAAAGCCCACTTCCTCAGACACCACCTTCACCCCGTAGCGATCGTCGGTGTTGCGAAAAAAGCCCCAGGGGGTCTCCAGGCTGGCGTTGAGAAAATCCATCGGCAGGCCGGGGCTAAACCCGTGGACCCACAGCAGCGTTGCCGAGTTGTTGTAGGCCCGGTTGAGGGCCTCGGGCAGGGTTTTGCCCAGGTTCCAGTTGATGTCAGCATCGAGGTCAATCTGGTTGCCCCGGCGCACCGTGTCGTGGTTGCCACAGCCGGTAATCCAGTGGTCACCCTGAAAGATCACCTCACACACCCGCCGCCACTTGCGATCCCAAAAGCCTTTTAGGGTAGGAGTGTTGTGGGCAAAGATTAGCGGCCCCCACTGAAACGAGCCGGGCTTGGCCTCGATCAGCTCCCGGTAGGTCGATTTTTCTTCCCAACCCGCCTCGGGCCAGGGGCGACCATCCTCAAAGATGGTAAACATGCGCCGCCGATAGCCCTGAATATCCTGCACCACGTCGCTCATGGCCAGCAGGTACACGTCGTCTTGCTCCACCCGACCGCTGAGGGGGTTGAAAAAGCGAAAATCTTGGCCGCCATCGACGCGAATGCCGTCAGCCCCGGTATTGATTTTGCGCCGCTGCATTTCGAGCAAAATAGCGCGCACCTGGGGCAGCTGGTGGTTGAGGTCTTGGCCATACATGTTGGGGCCTTTGAAGAACTGCTGGGTGAGCAGTTCTAACCCCTGGTTGTCGGCGTGGCCATAGACCAGGTCATAGATCAGCTGAATGGGGCCGGTTGAGAAGGTGTGCAGCGTGGCAATAAAATCGACCATTTCGTCGGGGCGCAGGCTGCCCAGCACCGCTGGGTTGGTGGCAGCGCTACCTAAAATCGGCACGTCGTAGCCCCAATTTTGGGCGTTGGGCTGGCGCAGGGTGACGGTCAGACTGCTGCTGAGCGCCGCGTCTGCCTCCTCCGGCAGCCCTCCGTCGTCGGCAATGGCAAAGAACTCGTGCTCAGTGTTGGTGTCTTCGCGACGGTACTCAATGGTGGGCTCTACGGGCAAGAGCTGAATGGCCTGATAGCCCGTGTAGGCGGTTTCGGCGGGGGTGAGGTCTTCCCCGGCGGCCAGCTTGGCAGAAATGCGCTGGTAAATGCGGGTGAGCCCCTCCAGACTGCCCTCGGCGGAGGCAGTTTTGACGTGAATTTGCAGAATGTTGGTGGGAGCAGGCACCCGAGGAATCTCGGGGTCAATGCCGCCCTTGGGTGCGGCACTCCGGGCCAGGTAGCCCAGGTCGGCCCGCTGCTGCTGTAGCCGCCGAACATCGTAGACTTCGGCGGGGGCAAACACGCCGTAGGGTAGCGAGTAGGCCAGGGGGTCACGAATGTAGTTCAGCCGCCCTTCGGCATCAATGTGGCGCACCCAGTAAAAACTGCCGGCGCGATCGCGGCTGCCCGGTTTCACCCCTGCGACTACGGCCCAGACAAACTCTCCCTGCTGCATCATCGGCACGCGATCGCGCTGAAACCTCAGCGTCTGCTGGGGCGATCGAAAATCGATCGGCTGCAACGGGGTAAAAATTTCTAGCTCCAGGGTGCGCTCCGACTGAATAATGTCGGCTACCAACGCAGGGGTCCAAAAACCAAACTCAGTCAGGCCATCGCGACGGTAGTGGGCTCCCAACCGTCGCGCCAGCCGCTGCCCTCGCTGAAAGTAGGTATCGTCTGACTGGGCTACCGCCGCCGCCCAATCGAGCACGGTTTGAGTTTCATCTTCAACCAGGTAAACCAGGGGCTGGAGCGGGGGCTGGGCGACAAGGGGCAGGGTAGGGGCTGAATCTTTAACGGTCACGGTAGGGCTACACGCTGTGAACGACGCTATTGCTGCACAGCCGCTAGTTTAGCAAGCGGCTTTCCTCCGCCGAGCGCCTCAGCTCCAGGTTTACCGAATTTATATCTCAGGGTAGAGCCCGATCGCTGTCCTTCGCAGGCTGTACGATTGGCCCAATCGCCTGTCGATCGATCCGCTGGCTTACTGAGCCACCGGATCGACTCTCACCTCTAGGTTCGTAGGGTTGCCCTGGGTAATCACCGCAAACCGACGGGTGCTGATAAACCGCAGTTGGCCCTCGACCATGATGCGGGCCTGCACCGCGTAGGTAAAGCGGGAGTCAATTTGAGCCGGATCGTACACCAGCTCAAAGGGAATCGGCACCTGCCGTTCGCCAAAAACCGTACTCTGGGAGGCCAGAACGATGGCAGGCGCGCCCGCCCGGCTGACATCGACCAGGGTGACGTCTAAAACGGCATTGGGGGGCATGGCAATGCGGGGCAGGTAGGTGACGGTGCCCGTGACGCTGGCGTTGTTGGTCTGCACAGTGCCATTTACCTCAATCGTTTGGGTGCCGTCGGCGGCTACGCTAACCGCCACTGCTGGAATGCCGTCGGGAGCAAAGCCCGCGTAGCTGAAGGTGATGCCTTCGGTGGAGGTGATCGCGATCGCCGGGGCCGCACTGAGGGTTTGACGGCTGGTGGTCTTGTCAAACAGATTGATGCGCGGCTGACCAGCTTGGGTAAACACCCGCACCGCATAGGTCGAGGTCTGTGCCAACACAAGGGTGCCGTCGGGCACCTCAGCACGCTCAGGACTAGGGATCTGAGCCAGTTCGCTCAGGCTGCTGCCATCGGCAACAAAGCTGCGATGGTTGACCTCAGTTTGGGTCAGCTGGGGCAGGTTGATTCGCTGGTTGGCGATGGTGATGGGGCCGTTGAGCATAATGCGATCGCCCAGCGCTACAGGGCTTAGGGCCTTCGCCACACCGTCGATATCCATCACGGCGCTCAGGTAGGTGACTAGGTTAGTACCGTCGCCCTCGGCTACTCCAAAGATCACGGCGGCATCGTCGTTGCCATCCCCATCGATATCGCCAAAAGCCAGCCAGTGGGGCTCGTTGGCCAAGCTCACTAGTAGCTCGCCAGGGCGATTATACTCGCCGTTTTCTAGGGTGACAGTGACAGCCTCAGCCTCGGGGCCAAGGCCCGTGGGCACGATGTAGGTGCCGTTTTGCACGGTGCTCCAGCGAGCGCACCAGGCCTGCTTGGCGGGGGTATACACTTCGAAGGTTAGGCAATTGTGCCACTCGGGCTGGGTCTGGGCCATGGCCATCTCGCCTGTCCTAGTGCTGCTACCGAGGGCAGTGGCCACTAGGCCTGCTCCCACCAGTGCCAAAAATACTCGCTTGTTCATGGCTAATCTCACACCTAAAGATCGGCAGAGAAATCCCAGTCTTGAGGTTCAAGGCGTGGCTTGAAACGCTGGCCTCAAAATGCAGACTGGATCTTCCTGCGTTCTCTAGCAATCTATCAATGAACCCTAAGAAAGCCCTCTGGGGTTACGGTTTTAGCAACGTAAAAGAGCACAAATTTGGGTAGGGGCAAATGGCTAGGGCAAACGACCGTTTGCCCCTACAAGAGGACTCTTTTTTTGATCCATATCTGGGTTCAGCAACCCCGGTTACAGCGGCGTGATCACCACCTCATCCCCCTCGCGTAGCCCCAGCTCGGCGGCGCGCCCCGCCCGTAGCTCAATCACCTGGTCAACTAGCTGGCCCTCGGGGCCGTAGGTGGGGCAGGGGTCGGCGGTGCAGGGGGGCACATCTGCGGCGATCGCCGCGATCGCACCGTTGTAGATAAACACCATATCTAGGGGCACCGGCACATTTTTCATCCAAAAGCTGACTGGGCGGGCTCGCCCCAGCGGAAACAGCATGCCCCGATCGTCGGGCAGCGGCTCGCGGTACATCAGCCCCAGCGCCTGCTGCTGAGGGGTTGCCGCCACCTCTAGAAAAATTTCTTCGCCGCCTAGGGTGGTCACTGCCGTCACCCCCAACTGCTGAGCGCGCGCATCCACCATGGGGGCCTCGCTGGTGGGGGGTGATGCAACGGGTTCAGGGGCAATGGTTTCGGGGGTAGACGATGACCCTGTCGAGGATGGGGTTGAGGGCGGTGGCGCACACCCAACCCCCAGCACCACAGCCCCTAGCACCAGACTCCACAGCGCACTCCGTCTCAGCCAGGGAGACAGGCGTTGAGGAGCCGCATCACTAAAACAATTGGCCATTAGAAAAGTTAGAAAAAATCAACGACGGGCAAACCCATTCTAGTCACTCACCCGCCCAACCACGGTGTTCACAGGTCAATGACTCCCCCGCCCACTCATCCACTCATCCACCCGCCCACTCACCCACCCACGCCCTAACTCTCCCGCAGCACATACCCCACGCCGCGCACGGTTTGAATTAGGCGCTTATCGGCCTCGCCGTCGATTTTGAGGCGCAGGTAGCGCACGTACACCTCGATCACGTTCGATTCCCCCATAAAGTCGTAGCCCCAGACATTTTCCAGAATTTGTTCTCGGGGCAGCACCTCGCGGGGGTGCTCCATCATGTACTTGAGCAGCTCAAATTCTTTCATGGTCAGATCGATCACGCGATCGCCCCGCAAAGCATGGCGACTCTCCAAGTCGAGGGTGAGGTCGCCAAACCGCAAGTTTTCCGTCTCCCCTGGTACCGATTGCAGGTAGAGCTGCACAATTTTTAAAAAGGCATCGGCTCGATAGGGCTTGAGAAAGTAGTCATCGGCCCCGCACTCTAGACAGGCCACTCGGTCTTCTAGGCTATCTTTGGCCATCAGCAGCACAATCGGCGCTTTAATCCCCTGGCTACGCAGGGTTTGGCAGAGCACCAGCCCAGACTCCCCCCCCAGTAGCCGATCAACCACAATTAGTGCTGGCGTGCTCTCGCTGGCAGTGGCAAGGCCCGCCTTGGCGCTAGGGGCTACTACCGGGTTATATCCTGCTTCGTGCAGGTCAAACTCCATTTGCTGTGTTTGGGATTCGTTAGTCCCAATCAATAAGACATAGGTGCCTTTGTCGGTGGTAGTGGTGCCCATAGAAAGCTTTTAACGCCCTAGGGCGTTTGATATCAGGGTTCGCAGGGTTACGCTTCGCAGGCAGGGCCGACAAAGTAGAGCAATTATAGCGTGACCCTCTGGTCATAATGCTCCAGGCTATGCCAGAGACCTCCAAGCCCGCCCGCCTTTTAGTCTGGGCAACTGACGCGATGCCCCCGCCCCACCACTCGGGGCTGACACCCATCGCTGCCCGCTACGCTTCCCGACGCTGACGAATCTGGCCGATGAAAAACTCTTCGAGGGTAGGACGGGTTTGTTGCAGGGTAATTAGATGCCCCCCAGCCAGTGGAATCTGCTTGGCAAAATCGTAGGGGTTGCCTTTAACGTGGCCCTGCCACAGTTCGCCCTGCACCGTCATCTGGTCAAGCCAGGGTTTGAGGTCGGCAATGTGGCCGCCGCGCCCCTTTGCCAGGTATTGGTCAGCGGTGCCTAGCAGCTGGTCTAGGCTACCCATGGCAATTAGCTCACCCTGGTCAAGAATGGCGATGCGATCGCAGATTACCTCTACATCTGACAGAATGTGGCTGTTAAAAAAGATCGTCTTGCCCTCGCGCTTCAGCGCCAAAATAATCTCCCGCACCTGAAAGCGCCCTGTGGGGTCAAGCCCCGACATCGGCTCGTCGAGAAACACCACGTCGGGGTCATTGATCAGCGCCTGGGCCATGCCCACCCGCTGTAGCATGCCCTTTGAGTACTGCCGCAGCTGTTTTTTCTTAGCCGCCGCCTGAGATAAACCGACCAACTCTAAAAGCTCCACAATGCGGCGCTGCTGAGCCGCCCGCGACAGGCCAAATAGCCCAGCGGTGTACTGCAAAAACTCCCAGCCCGTCAAAAAGTCGTAGAAATAGGCATTTTCGGGCAAGTAACCGATGCGCTGTTTGACAGCGCTGTCCCCTAGGGGGTGCCCCAGCAGCGTAGCCTGGCCTACCGTCGGGCGAATAATCCCCAGCAAAATTTTGAGCAGCGTGGTTTTGCCCGCGCCGTTGGGGCCTAGCAGCCCAAAGGTCTCTCCCTGATGCACCGTCAGAGAGCAGTCTTTTAGAGAAGTCACCCGCTGATTTAGCCAAAAGCCGGTGCGATAAGCCTTGCTGAGCCCTTCGGTGTGCACAACAGCTGGAGCCGACTCCGGCTTTGCGATTAGCTCATCCTGTGACAATGCAGCGCCCATAGACCCGTACCCGTAGAACCGTGATAGAACCCGTACCCAGACGTTTAGATAACCCTCAGCGTATCTCTGCTCAGGGTACCCAGCCAATAGCCTGTGGTGCTTCCCCCTGTGATGGCTTCTGCTTACCCCTGTTTGGCAATGCCTGGGCAAAACCCATGCAGGAGCCACTGCCGATTAAATTATGGGTGAATTACAGTGGAATTACGTTACCCATCTGAACTCAAAAGGCTGCTATGGATCGCTCTAAAATTGTTGCCATTGTCACGGGCATTATTTCTCTGCTGCTCGCCATTGGTTATCTGGTGCTGGTGCAGCTTCTCGATTTTCGTGGTGACATGGTGCCTGCCCCCCTATCGGCTCTACCCCTAGAGCTATTTGGCTCCACTGATGCCACTATGTTTCTTATGGTTTGCCAAAGTTTTTTCTAAGCCCATTGGCTGATTAAAAACATAAATCTCTCGCTCACTCGACCCCAAACAATTCCTTTCTATTTTAGTTAAGGTTCGTTCTGGCGGACCTAACCTAGCTGATCGGCACCTTACCGATAAACCTCCTTACCAACCCATGAGCGCGGCTCCCATCTCAGCCTTGACCGTCCATCTGAGACTCAGCTGGGCCATCCGAAAGTCATCTAAATTGATTCATGACTGATTCATGCAGGCTAGGATGGGCCTCTGACTGGGCTATCCCCGATTCCCCTGGGCGAACCGCCGTAAGGCCTCCGGCCAGGCTATGCCAGCGCCCCTACAGGTTGACCGGTTGGCTATTGGGGGTATTAGGACTCGGATTCGGTATGAGCTCCCACGTTTTCTGGCTCACTAACCCCCTTGAGCCCCATCCCTACAGCAACACAATCATTAGCAATACTTATGAGCGTACTGGTGGCAGTCCCATTTTTTCTATCGAGCGGGTCCATGAAACCACGCCTAATCAGAGGGTGTAGGGCACTATTGAGCTGGCTACTGTCCACTGAGCGAACCCAAAGTCCGTTGACTTTGGCATAGTATTATTGCGATCAATCAAAAATTAGCAACTTATCCGCTATCCAGCAGGTACCCATGGCCATTCAACAGCTTGAGACGACTTCAACCCTTGACTACCAGTCAGAGCACTACAAAGATGCCTACAGCCGCATCAATGCCATTGTGATTGAGGGCGAGCAAGAAGCCTACGACAACTACTGCAAGCTGGCAGAGTCACTGCCCGACTCAAAGGATGACCTGCTGCGCTTGGCAAAAATGGAAAATCGCCACATGAAAGGCTTTCAGGCCTGCGGCAAAAACTTGTCCGTCACTCCCGATATGGAGTTTGCGGCTAAGTTTTTCTCTCAGCTCCACGAAAATTTTCAGCAGGCTTGGGCCGAGGGCAAGATTGTTACCTGCCTACTGATTCAGTCTTTAATTATTGAGACCTTTGCTATTTCGGCCTACAACATTTACATTCCAGTGGCCGACGACTTTGCTCGCAAAATCACCGAGGGCGTAGTCAAAGATGAATATAGCCACCTCAATTTTGGCGAAGAATGGCTCAAGGCCAACTTTGAGTCAGCCAAAGCTGAGCTAGAAGCGGCTAATCGCCAAAATCTACCGATCATTTGGGCCATGCTAAACCAGGTATCTGACGATGCTCAGGTGCTGGGCATGGAAAAAGAAGCGTTGGTAGAAGACTTTATGATTACTTACGGTGAAGCGTTGAGCAATATCGGCTTCTCTAGCCGTGAAGTGATGAAACTATCTGCCCAGGGGTTGGCCGCGGTCTAAGCGCGGTCAGGGCGATGGCCTCAGTCTGACTTTGGCAGGGCCGCTGCTGCTGCCGCTCTGGGCTGCTACGGCAGCCTTGGCTACCCCTCACCTTCCTAGCTGCCCGGTGCTCTGTTCAATCTAGCACTGGGCAGTTTATCGTAGGTAAATTGTTAACCTGCACCACACCTCCTGGCGCACTATACCCCCGTACCCTAGATCGCGATGTTTGGCTTAATTGGACATTTGACCAGCCTTGACCACGCCCAGCTTGTAGCCCGAGACCTGGGGTATCCCGAATATGCCGACCAGGGCTTAGACTTTTGGTGCAGCGCCCCACCCCAGATTGTCGATACGATCAAAGTCACTAGCGCCACCGGTCAGCAGATCGAAGGCCGCTACGTGGAGTCGTGTTTTTTGCCTGAAATGCTAGCCGCTAAGCGGATTAAAGCGGCCACGCGCAAAATTATTAATGCCATGGCCCACGCTCAAAAGCATGGCATTGATATCACTGCCCTGGGTGGGTTCTCGTCAATTATTTTTGAAAATTTCAACCTCAACCAAATTCAGCAGGTGCGCAACGTCACTTTAGAGTTTGAGCGGTTTACTACCGGCAATACCCACACGGCTTACATCATTTGTCAGCAGGTGGTTGCGGCTGCCGAGCAGCTGGGCATCAATCTGTCTGACGCTACGGTGGCGGTCTGTGGTGCCACAGGGGACATTGGTAGTGCTGTCTGTCGCTGGCTCACGGCTCGTACTGACATTAAGGACCTGTTGCTGATTGCCCGCAACCAGGAGCGTCTCCAGCGTTTACAAGAAGAGCTGGGCTGTGGAGTGCCGATGGATCTAGACTCGGCCCTGCCTAAGGCCGACATTGTGGTGTGGGTGGCCAGTATGGCCAAGGGCGTTGAGGTTGACCCCAACACCCTCAAGCAACCCTGCCTAATGATCGATGGTGGCTACCCCAAAAATCTTGACCAGCGCTTCAACTTTGAAGGCGTGCATGTGCTGAAGGGCGGTATTGTCGAGCATTCCCTCGACATTGACTGGCGAATTATGCAGATCGTCAATATGGACGTGCCCGGACGCCAGTTGTTTGCCTGTTTTGCCGAGGCTATGCTGCTGGAATTTGAAAAGTGGTACACCAACTTTTCGTGGGGTCGAAACCAGATCACCCTCGAAAAAATGGACATGATTGGTCAAGCATCGCGGCGACATGGGTTTCGTCCGCTGCTCGACCTCAACGGTGCCCCCCTGGCTGTCGAGCTTTCCTAGGGGAATTACCCCCCTGCTGGGGTTGGGTTTTAACCTTGGGCAGGGGGACGCGGGCTTGGTATTCTAGAATGCAGACGGGCGAGAATTTTTTGGGTAACCAAATCATTTTGGCTCGCTATTGGCGTGTTTAGTTGTTTTTCCTCTGGCTATGGCCCCCCCCGAACGCAAGTCTATTTTGCTGTCTTTTGAGAAGCCCCTGGTCGAGCTAGAGGCCCGCATCACCCAAATTCGAGAACTGGCCGAAGAAAATGATGTCGATGTGTCGGCCCAGCTGCGTCAGCTAGAGGCCAGAGCGACTCACCTACGCCAAGAAATTTTTTCTAACCTCACACCGGCTCAGCGGCTTCAGGTAGCCCGTCATCCACGTCGCCCTAGCACGCTCGACTATATTCAGGCCATTACCGACGACTGGATTGAGCTGCACGGCGATCGCGGCTCGGGCAAAGACGACCCGGCGTTAGTGGGCGGTGTGGCCCGACTCAACGGTCGGCCCGTGGTGATTTTGGGTCACCAGAAGGGGCGCGACACCAAAGACAATGTCGCCCGCAACTTTGGGATGGCGTCGCCGGGCGGCTACCGCAAGGCCATGCGGCTGATGCGTCACGCCGATCGCTTTTCAATGCCAATCATTACGTTTATTGATACTCCCGGTGCTTATCCCGGTTTTGAGGCTGAAGAAATGGGTCAGGGCGAGGCGATCGCCTACAACCTGAGAGAGATGTTTGGCCTCACGGTGCCCATCGTTTGCACCATCATTGGGGAAGGCGGCTCGGGCGGTGCCCTAGGCATTGGCGTGGGCGATCGCCTGATGATGTTTGAGCATTCGGTTTACACTGTGGCCAGCCCTGAAGCCTGTGCCGCCATTTTGTGGAAAGATGCAGGCCGATCTGGGGAGGCCGCCGAAGCGCTGAAAATTACCTCTTGGGATCTCAAGCAACTGGGTATCTTAGATGAACTACTGCCCGAGCCAGTAGGCGGTGCCCATGCCGACCCCATCCAAGCCGCCGAGATTCTTAAGCAGGCGCTCGGAGAGCAGTTGAGCAGCCTGTCTCAGCTCACACCCACGGCTTTACAACAGTTGCGTTATCAGAAGTATCGCCAGATTGGTGTCTTCGCTGAAGTCGCCTAGAGTGACCTGACCAACCAGCTAAGGGTTTGACTCACCAGAGTTTACTTGGGGGCTTGCATCGATTTTTGTCAATGTTTATCTATGAAGGAGTTAATGCTGAGTTTATTTTTCCGTCTTGGGACAGCAGTAGGGTCACCTAAGGCCCCCAGTGTTTATCAGCGGATACCGTGTTAATAAACTGTTTACATTTGTTAACATAAGCAAAGTGCCTAGCCCGCCCTTAGTCCCCTAGGAGGTGCCTGGGGTGGTTCGTTCTGACCTGGGGCGCTAGCTGTTCCGCTTTTTGTTGATTGGTACTTACCATTGCAAACTCTTGTATCTTCTGATTTGCCGCGCCGCGCTCTGGTAACTGGGGCCAGTCGTGGCATCGGCAAAGCGATCGCCCTAGCCCTAGCCCAAGCTGGCTACGATGTCGCCCTTGTCAGCCGCTCCTTAGACACCCTGAAACCGGTGCAGGAAGAGCTGGCTAGCTATGGGGTTGTGGCTAAAGCCTACGCCGTTGATCTAGCTGAGATGGATGGCTTGCAGGCTCGTTTAGCGGCGGTGCTAGCTGATTTTGGTCCCCTCAGCGTGGTGGTCAACAACGCTGGCATGGGCTATACGGGACCCCTCGCCACCATGCCCTTGGCAGACTGGCAGCGGGTGATGGATTTGAATGTCACTGGCATTTTCCAGTGTATTCAAGCAGTTGTACCGGTCCTGAGGCAGGGCGGCGGTGGCACCATCGTCAACATTGCCTCCATTGCCGCTAAGTCTGCCTTTCCAGACTGGGGTGCTTACACCGTTAGCAAATCCGCCATCGTAGCCCTGTCGCGGGTGCTGGCGGCGGAAGAGCGCGCCCATGGTATTCGAGTTGTAACCATCTCCCCAGGGGCCGTCAACACGCCCATTTGGGATACCGATACGGTACAGGCGGAGTTTGACCGATCTTCTATGCTGACCCCAGAAATCGTGGCACAAACCGTGCTGCACACGATTCAGTTGCCTGCCCAGGCGGTGATTGAAGACCTTACCCTGATGCCCGCAGGCGGTGCCCTGTAGCAAGTTTTTTTCCCTGTAGCGACCTGGCTAACTCAGTGAGTGGCCCTACTTTTGTTGAACCTCTGGAGTATTTAGAACCCCTATGACTATTGCATCCTCAAACAGCCTTAACGATCAAGCCAACGGTAAGAGCACGGGGCAAAAGGCGATCGTTCAGCCCACCATTCGGCCCGATCGCACCCATAGCTACCGGCAAGAGGCCGATCAATACCCCATCCCCGAAACCAGCCACGAAGATATGAGCGATGCCGTGCGCACGATGCTGCTCTCGGTGGGCGAAGACCCCGAGCGGGAAGGGCTGCTCAAAACCCCCAAGC is a genomic window of Nodosilinea sp. E11 containing:
- a CDS encoding ABC transporter ATP-binding protein, producing the protein MGAALSQDELIAKPESAPAVVHTEGLSKAYRTGFWLNQRVTSLKDCSLTVHQGETFGLLGPNGAGKTTLLKILLGIIRPTVGQATLLGHPLGDSAVKQRIGYLPENAYFYDFLTGWEFLQYTAGLFGLSRAAQQRRIVELLELVGLSQAAAKKKQLRQYSKGMLQRVGMAQALINDPDVVFLDEPMSGLDPTGRFQVREIILALKREGKTIFFNSHILSDVEVICDRIAILDQGELIAMGSLDQLLGTADQYLAKGRGGHIADLKPWLDQMTVQGELWQGHVKGNPYDFAKQIPLAGGHLITLQQTRPTLEEFFIGQIRQRREA
- a CDS encoding aldehyde oxygenase (deformylating); the protein is MQQLETTSTLDYQSEHYKDAYSRINAIVIEGEQEAYDNYCKLAESLPDSKDDLLRLAKMENRHMKGFQACGKNLSVTPDMEFAAKFFSQLHENFQQAWAEGKIVTCLLIQSLIIETFAISAYNIYIPVADDFARKITEGVVKDEYSHLNFGEEWLKANFESAKAELEAANRQNLPIIWAMLNQVSDDAQVLGMEKEALVEDFMITYGEALSNIGFSSREVMKLSAQGLAAV
- a CDS encoding long-chain acyl-[acyl-carrier-protein] reductase is translated as MFGLIGHLTSLDHAQLVARDLGYPEYADQGLDFWCSAPPQIVDTIKVTSATGQQIEGRYVESCFLPEMLAAKRIKAATRKIINAMAHAQKHGIDITALGGFSSIIFENFNLNQIQQVRNVTLEFERFTTGNTHTAYIICQQVVAAAEQLGINLSDATVAVCGATGDIGSAVCRWLTARTDIKDLLLIARNQERLQRLQEELGCGVPMDLDSALPKADIVVWVASMAKGVEVDPNTLKQPCLMIDGGYPKNLDQRFNFEGVHVLKGGIVEHSLDIDWRIMQIVNMDVPGRQLFACFAEAMLLEFEKWYTNFSWGRNQITLEKMDMIGQASRRHGFRPLLDLNGAPLAVELS
- a CDS encoding SDR family oxidoreductase codes for the protein MQTLVSSDLPRRALVTGASRGIGKAIALALAQAGYDVALVSRSLDTLKPVQEELASYGVVAKAYAVDLAEMDGLQARLAAVLADFGPLSVVVNNAGMGYTGPLATMPLADWQRVMDLNVTGIFQCIQAVVPVLRQGGGGTIVNIASIAAKSAFPDWGAYTVSKSAIVALSRVLAAEERAHGIRVVTISPGAVNTPIWDTDTVQAEFDRSSMLTPEIVAQTVLHTIQLPAQAVIEDLTLMPAGGAL
- the accA gene encoding acetyl-CoA carboxylase carboxyl transferase subunit alpha — protein: MAPPERKSILLSFEKPLVELEARITQIRELAEENDVDVSAQLRQLEARATHLRQEIFSNLTPAQRLQVARHPRRPSTLDYIQAITDDWIELHGDRGSGKDDPALVGGVARLNGRPVVILGHQKGRDTKDNVARNFGMASPGGYRKAMRLMRHADRFSMPIITFIDTPGAYPGFEAEEMGQGEAIAYNLREMFGLTVPIVCTIIGEGGSGGALGIGVGDRLMMFEHSVYTVASPEACAAILWKDAGRSGEAAEALKITSWDLKQLGILDELLPEPVGGAHADPIQAAEILKQALGEQLSSLSQLTPTALQQLRYQKYRQIGVFAEVA
- the nblR gene encoding response regulator transcription factor NblR, coding for MGTTTTDKGTYVLLIGTNESQTQQMEFDLHEAGYNPVVAPSAKAGLATASESTPALIVVDRLLGGESGLVLCQTLRSQGIKAPIVLLMAKDSLEDRVACLECGADDYFLKPYRADAFLKIVQLYLQSVPGETENLRFGDLTLDLESRHALRGDRVIDLTMKEFELLKYMMEHPREVLPREQILENVWGYDFMGESNVIEVYVRYLRLKIDGEADKRLIQTVRGVGYVLRES